The Phycisphaerales bacterium AB-hyl4 genome contains a region encoding:
- a CDS encoding SLBB domain-containing protein: MRMYMAVAGHGGWRMADRTSPFVIEFRADGRVVAEDRPGEVSTTGRYVQDDEQLQIYLNDDEDAWLVARWEGDQLVLTHPDAQADDERMLLERVRADDDEWRKQQPQTNTITRRQQSITQARGIHQAMVMVGIEMVGQHDRDSPLPDDVAVLYERQIVTADYLLSPTGQVELPADFDQWPQQRQHDWLRRNASYILVPSLVQDFDKDTIAVFQRPEHSDDTGISVAFNDNAAHWETDVEAVDRRLAEQTGMTMQELIDRQVGLASEPEAGDGEGDKPVAEAGDADAQRVDLLRNVVALRQRQLDRVHQLLDAGRASPDDVEQARQALIEAQLQLAAADADGQLEAAAGAEPARQVVYITGPVGRPGAYVLPEDGMTLLQLIASADNIQWTGVPAVIEIVRQQPDGSERRLPHIRVKDLVEGEAENPWLQAGDVVVDP; this comes from the coding sequence ATGCGGATGTACATGGCGGTCGCTGGTCATGGCGGATGGCGCATGGCCGACCGGACGTCACCATTCGTCATCGAGTTTCGGGCCGATGGCCGTGTGGTGGCGGAAGATCGACCGGGCGAGGTTTCAACGACCGGCCGATACGTCCAAGATGATGAGCAACTGCAGATCTACCTCAACGACGACGAGGACGCATGGCTGGTCGCCCGTTGGGAAGGCGATCAACTCGTGCTGACGCATCCAGACGCTCAAGCCGATGACGAGCGAATGCTCCTCGAACGTGTTCGTGCTGACGACGACGAGTGGCGGAAGCAGCAGCCACAAACCAACACGATCACCAGACGCCAACAGTCCATCACGCAGGCACGCGGGATTCACCAAGCTATGGTGATGGTAGGAATAGAAATGGTGGGCCAGCATGATCGCGACAGCCCTCTGCCCGACGATGTCGCTGTACTGTACGAAAGGCAGATCGTCACCGCCGACTATCTCCTTTCTCCGACGGGCCAGGTGGAATTACCTGCAGACTTCGACCAATGGCCGCAGCAACGTCAGCACGACTGGCTGCGGCGAAATGCGTCCTACATTCTCGTGCCGAGCCTCGTCCAGGATTTCGACAAGGATACGATTGCCGTCTTCCAGCGACCCGAGCACAGCGACGACACAGGCATCAGCGTAGCATTCAACGACAATGCGGCCCACTGGGAAACCGATGTTGAGGCGGTCGATCGTCGGCTCGCAGAGCAGACGGGCATGACGATGCAAGAACTGATCGACCGGCAGGTCGGGCTGGCAAGCGAGCCAGAAGCTGGCGACGGGGAGGGCGACAAGCCGGTGGCCGAGGCGGGCGATGCGGACGCGCAACGTGTCGATCTGCTGCGAAACGTGGTGGCGTTACGCCAGCGGCAACTGGATCGCGTGCATCAACTGCTGGACGCGGGCCGGGCGTCGCCGGACGACGTAGAGCAGGCACGGCAAGCGTTGATCGAGGCGCAGTTGCAACTGGCCGCTGCCGACGCTGATGGGCAACTCGAAGCAGCGGCTGGCGCGGAGCCTGCGAGGCAGGTCGTCTATATCACCGGACCGGTCGGCAGGCCCGGTGCCTATGTGCTGCCGGAGGACGGCATGACGCTGCTGCAACTGATCGCCTCGGCGGACAACATACAGTGGACGGGGGTGCCTGCCGTTATCGAGATCGTGCGTCAGCAGCCCGATGGCAGTGAACGCCGGCTGCCGCATATCCGCGTGAAAGACCTGGTCGAAGGCGAGGCGGAGAATCCCTGGCTGCAGGCAGGCGATGTGGTGGTCGACCCCTAA